The Meiothermus sp. QL-1 nucleotide sequence TGAAGGCCGGCACCGGCACGGGAATCCAGCCAATCAGGGAAAGAATCAGAGCCCGGGGGTAGAGCACGATGTAGGCCCCGAGCAGGGCCGAGATGGCCCCCGAGGCCCCAATCATGGGCACATCGGCAAAACCGCTCATCAACCCCTGCACGAAGGCCGCGGCCACCCCCCCCACCAGGTAGAAGAGAAGGAAGCGCCCATGGCCCAGGCGGTCCTCCACGTTGTCCCCGAAGACCCACAAAAACCACAGGTTGCCCAGCAGGTGGAGCACCCCCCCGTGCAGGAACATGCTGGTAAAGAGGGTGGGCCAGTCCCCCCAGGGGTCGGCCAGGAAGCGAGCGGGCACAAAACCGTAGGTCTGAACGACGTAGGCGGGGTCGGTGAGAAAGTAGGTGTAGAAGAAGCCCAGGAGGTTCAGAACCACCAGCCCGTAGACCCCATAGGGCCGCCGCCGGGCCCGGTTGATGTCGTGCAGGGGAAACATGGCCCTAGGTTACCCCAAGGCAAGGCGAAACCCCCCACCAAGGGGGGCTCGCCGGGGCACGCTGGGGTTAGGGATTGACCCGCACCTCGATGCGGCGGGGCTGGGCTGCTTCGGCCTTGGGGATGTCGAGATAAAGAATCCCGTGCTTGAAGGTGGCCTCGATCCTGGTGAGGTCGTAGGTGTTGGGAATGACGAAGCTCCGCTCGAACTTGCCGTAGGCCCCCTCGAGCCGCCACTGGTTGGCGTTCTCAGGCTTTTGGAAGGGCCGCTCGGCCCGGATGGTGAGGGTGTTGTTCTCGGTGGTCACCTCCACCTGCCCGGGCTCCACCCCTGGCAGGTAGACCAGGAGGTGCACCCCCTTCTCGTCCTCCAGGGCGTCCACCAAAGGCGTGTTGGCGCTTTCTGACGCCGGGCTCAGGAGGCTGCGCAGCAGGGCATTCTGGAGCTGCTCAATCTCGCGGAAAGGGTTGTAGCGAATCATCCTAACCTCCTCTACAATCACAAATATAAAAGTTGAGTAACT carries:
- a CDS encoding Hsp20/alpha crystallin family protein, with protein sequence MIRYNPFREIEQLQNALLRSLLSPASESANTPLVDALEDEKGVHLLVYLPGVEPGQVEVTTENNTLTIRAERPFQKPENANQWRLEGAYGKFERSFVIPNTYDLTRIEATFKHGILYLDIPKAEAAQPRRIEVRVNP
- a CDS encoding rhomboid family intramembrane serine protease, yielding MFPLHDINRARRRPYGVYGLVVLNLLGFFYTYFLTDPAYVVQTYGFVPARFLADPWGDWPTLFTSMFLHGGVLHLLGNLWFLWVFGDNVEDRLGHGRFLLFYLVGGVAAAFVQGLMSGFADVPMIGASGAISALLGAYIVLYPRALILSLIGWIPVPVPAFIYLGYWLLIQFLGDFMGQEGIAFWAHIGGFVVGALLIRRFDPRPRSVV